The nucleotide sequence ATGAAGAGGAAATTGAAGAATGGAATTCCATAAAGAAGGAAAAAATCTTAGTTGTGAACAAAGCAGACCTTGGATTGGCAGCAACTCATAAAGAACTGGAAAAATTCAACGCACCAAATATCTTTAAGGTATCCTGTTTGACCGGTGAAGGTATCGAAGAACTGGAAAGGGCAATTGAAGAAAGGATCAAAATGTTTATTGTGCCCTCGTCGGAGTTCTCCCTTTCCAGGAGAGAGACTCATCTCCTCTCCAGAGCGAAAATCGAGATTGAAGAGGCTCTTTCAAACTTTAAAAAAGTACCGCTGGATATAGTCTCCTTTCATCTACAAAATGGCTTCAATTCCCTGAATCAAATCTTTGGCTGGGGAGATATCCCTGAAAGGGTTCTGAATTCAATTTTTAGCGAATTTTGTATTGGTAAATAGGAGGGGAATATGAAAGAAATAAAAAAGTACCCCTATAGGGTAATACACCCTGCGATGGTAGTAATTGTTACGAGTGTGGATCAAAAGGGCACTCCCAACGCCTGCACTGTTGCGTGGTCAATGCCTGTCAGCGTAAATCCACCCCTAATAGCAATCGCCCTCCAAAAGCGTCACAAAACGACAAATAATTTAGAAGAGACGGGGGAATTTGTCCTTAACATACCTGGGAGGAATCTGCAAGAACTGGCAGAAAAGTGCGGTAGCGAAAGTGGATGGCAAGTTAATAAATTTGAGAAGTACAATATAAAAGCTCTTCCATCTAAACTTGCGAAACCTCCAAGAATCGATGGAGCCCTTGGTTATGTAGAGTGCAAGCTCTATGCCAAATACGAAGGGGGGGACCATTACATCTTTGTTGGGGAGATTCTTCTTGCAGAAGCT is from bacterium and encodes:
- a CDS encoding GTP-binding protein, giving the protein EEDVPPLDEIKLLDNLKKIRDELDKLLKEGERNSLIFEGVNVTIAGKPNVGKSSLFNSILKKERAIVTEIPGTTRDFIHEEIFLGGIPVRFYDTAGLRTTPEPVESIGVARAREVIESAHLILFVLDGSKHIDEEEIEEWNSIKKEKILVVNKADLGLAATHKELEKFNAPNIFKVSCLTGEGIEELERAIEERIKMFIVPSSEFSLSRRETHLLSRAKIEIEEALSNFKKVPLDIVSFHLQNGFNSLNQIFGWGDIPERVLNSIFSEFCIGK
- a CDS encoding flavin reductase family protein gives rise to the protein MKEIKKYPYRVIHPAMVVIVTSVDQKGTPNACTVAWSMPVSVNPPLIAIALQKRHKTTNNLEETGEFVLNIPGRNLQELAEKCGSESGWQVNKFEKYNIKALPSKLAKPPRIDGALGYVECKLYAKYEGGDHYIFVGEILLAEADEKYFTDMWKDEAELLFHYGGSVYGKTIRY